The genomic DNA TACCTGTGATTTGGCGAAATCTCTGAGCTCTGTTGCTTTGAAGATTTTACCATCGCAAGATATTTTATGGATACGGGAAGTGAGCATGTAATCACTGAAAAGCGAGGCTAAGAATGCTGAAGACACAGATTGTTGCATCGAGTTCCATTCACTAACCCATACAAGACCACCTATTCAAcaagaaccaaactttataaGAAATTGAGTCAAAAGAGGCTTTATGTTCTATATGCAATAATAAAGTAGAGATTACCGTTTGTTCTACTAGCTGTAGCTGTTGGAGACTTTGGTAAAAGCCCACACATGACAGCTTTAGCTGTGTCCCTGTAACTTCCAAGCCCTTTGCTTCCTGCTAAATCTTTTTTAAAGAAGAGTAATCTTGATAACAGTACCTGCAAAATGATTAAGAAGCATAAATCTCACCCAAgcgacaaaaaacaaaaaacagaaaacagaaaTTCTCCAACTGGTGTTCAATCTAACCTGTGTTCCCGCAAGCTTGTTGTCCCAACTGAACCAAGTTGGATTTCCAAAACTAGCAAACTCATTCCCATGTTTAGACACATAGTCAAGGTAAGTTTTGTCCTCTGTAGCATGGTACAACCAACTAGCTGCCCATAGTAACTCGTCCCCATACCCTGTCGAATTGTAAAACTTCTGAACCGCAGGTATATTAACACTGTAAGACCCTCGTTTAGTATCTGCAAAATCAAACAACTGCTTCGCATGCTTCAAAAGCGTGGCTGAATACTGAGGGTCACTATCTTTAAACACTAAAGAAGCAGAAGCCATAGCTGCAGCAGTTTCAGCAGCAACCTCAGTCCCTGGAGTATCAACATCAATTTTAGTAAGTGGTCTCTTCTCTTTCATGTCCTCAGGTCTCTCCCAGCATGGATGATCTAGTTTTGGATCTCCCACCTATAATACACAAACAATTCAAACATAATGAATCACAATAACTAAACAAGTGAGACTCATTTGCTTCCACATAGTAACACAAACAATTCAAAGTCCAAACCTGAATATAGAGGACATTATCAGAAGGATGAGCTTTGATAAGATAATCAGTAGTCCACCGAAGTGAGTCTTTAGCAGGATCTAATTGGTTGACAGCATCCATCTGATCACCATACTCAAGAATCGACCATGAAAGAACCGTAGCAGTGAAAGCCATAGGGAAACCAAACTTAATATGATCACCAGCATCATATAAGCCTTTGGAAAGATCAAGATCAGCTTCACTTCCATCTTTAAGACCTGAATCTCCTCTCCAAGGTATCTTATTGTTCACCAATTTACCAGCTAACATTGCacaaaaacgaatcaaaactaaataataacttGTCAGGTAAGTTAATCATCTAATGGAATCTCGAAACTAAGATGAAGTATACATTTCTGGATATCGAAGAACTGTAAAGACAACTTGAGAGCGTCGGCGTATTTTTTATCAATGGCGCCGGGAGGACCAGGAACAGGACCAGAACCATCAGCTTCACCGGATTTCTTCATTCTAGATTTGACGGTGTAAACGACGGCGAGGACAACAACAGCTAACACGATAATCGCGATGAACCAACCGCACCAACCTTTGGACTTTGATTTCTCCCCCATTTTCGAAATTcgtggattttgattttttagatcCGAGGTTCAATGTAGCTGCATTCACTTAGTAGCTTCACGGATCTGTTGATGAAGATATGGGAAGGGAGCAAAGGTGATAGGTTGAATCAAAAAGGAAGGTGGAGAGAGGAGTCACTGCCCAcacttctgcttcttcttactcaactttacaaaaaaaaaaaatcaaatctctctaaaaattagtttaaaagtCGGTGGAGTATCAAGCGGGATTTCAgatctaattttttctttttttccttgtctAGAATATGAAATCAAGGTTGTATTTATTCATTAATGTTAGCTATAAGGTGAATAATTACAGCTTTACCCCTTTTAACTTTAAAGGAAGCAAATGAGACGGGTACAACTGTTTATGTAAGTCAGTGTGTCACTGTCACAAATTGTCGGTCgctatatcaatttttattaggTGTCcacatttataatataataggAAAATAACTACATAAtttgtttgtaaataaaattagtagGCCAACATTTTATATTGGGAAAAAAATTGGTACAACAGATTTAAGAAGTTGAATAAGGAGGCACAAGTGGGGTTAGTTAGTGGGTAGGCTTCATTTTTGTTGCCATTGGTTGCCATATCTCACCATGCAAGGCTTCCCCCTCTTGGTCGACTCTAGCCAGaggtgtatgtatatatatgaccaGTATTGAGTCTATTGACCATTATGCCAATGAAAGACAAGGTAGAGAACTTGAGATTATTGGGTCTGGGCTTTACCAAGCATTAAACTAGCCCATTAGCGCGCCAACTTAATCCCTAAATccgaaccttttttttttttttttttttaaatctctagAGATTCTGGCTCCCGTTTTCGTGCTCGGATCCATGGAGGACTGATCGTGTTATAATTTCATCTCCAGAGAGGTCAGTCTATAACAAGTTTCACACttgcgtttttttttctcttcagatTTTGTTCTGAAATCGCCGGATGATGAGTTTATTTCGTGATCACACCATAATTAGCTGAATTTCTTAGAAATTGCTATGatccttttgattttgttatgcACCACCAGAAAGTAACTGGTAAGGTGTTAGCGTCATTTTAAATAAGTGTCACTGTGTCAGGTGTAAAGTCTCTGTCTTTGTGCTTATCTTGTGATAGATACCGGCTGGCTGGCTGAtgtcttattattattaagtcTATGAATCACAGATGCTGATAGCTAACGAGCAACAACTAAAGCAAGATCGATCGAGAAAAAGATGGACTCcgtttcttgacaaggttttagcTGACTTGGTGGTTAAACAGATTCAATCAGGAAACAGACATAACAACGTTTTCGATAGCAAAACATGGAATAACATACGCCGTGAATTCAACGAGCAGACGGAGCTTAACTTCAACAATGTTCAATTGAGGAAACATCTTGCTGTTCTGAGACAACGCTATAACACTCTTGAATCATCTCATTCTCATGTTCAAAACGAATCTGTTCTCGAAGAAGATACAAGATGTATCTTGGGGTTTGACTTGTTGGAAGAAGATTCTGGTGTAAGCTAACTTACTTTTATCCACTTTAGGTTCATGCATTATGTTTTATTGCGGTTTTCTCACACAGGTGCAGCCTAGGAGTGAACCAGTTAAAGTTAAGGACTGTCCCATTTATGAGCAGCTTTGCACTATATTTGGTGATGATTCCGTTGATGGTAGATATGCTCAGTCAAGTCACTTTGAAGGATTAGAAGAATCCATGGCAAATCAATCCTCGGAGAATGTATCAACACCAACTTTAGCGCAAGCGGACACAAACCTGGTAGatagaaaaaggaagagagaaccTGATTCAAAGACCTCTTTAGGACCGAGCCATATTGATCCAGATGCTTTGGAAAAAATGGCAGGTGCTTTGTCGGACATGGTAACTGCTTTTAGATCAAGGATGGCTGATTCCGTAACGCAAGAGGACAGATTTAGTATTACAAACTGTATCAATGTGCTTGACGAGATAGAGAACGTGGATGAAGGCGTCTATTTTGCAGCTTTAGACCTTTTTGAGAACCCTGGTCTTAGGGAGACGTTCCTATCTCTTAATAGTAACAAGTTACGGTTAACATGGTTACAAGGCAAATGCAGGAAACTTTCTCCTTCAGTTTCACTGGAAGGTTGACttcaacctatatatatatatatatatatatatatgtagctaGCTCATTGTTGTTGCaagtaaaaacaataaaaaatagtatCAGCAAGATGAAGATACATGTTGTTATGTCATGCTACTTCATTACAACGGAAGAAACATTTTGATTGATCTCTTTGATACAACATGTTGTTCTGTCATATGCTTGGTGAACAAAACAGCATTGTACAATGAAGAAATGTGAGAAGGGAGGAAAAAAAGATACTTTGATCTGTTTTCTCTAGTGCAAAGACATTTATTTAGTCATCGTCCTTGAACTCCCTGACCatatacgaaaaaaaaagaagagaattgaGTAAATATCTCTACAATGtgcaacaaaacaaacagagtAGCTTTGAATTATCATATTAGTACCTTCGATCAAGGTATCGAGGTTGAACACCAGAGCCTTGACAAGTAGTGCAAGTTAAAGAACCAGCACCATCACAGTTGATGCAGTTGGAGACTTCTTTCTCTCCACCACCAAGCTCTACTGTCACATTACCACTTCCCACACACAATCTACATTTCTCTGCTccacaaattaaacaaacagCATCAACNNNNNNNNNNNNNNNNNNNNNNNNNNNNNNNNNNNNNNNNNNNNNNNNNNNNNNNNNNNNNNNNNNNNNNNNNNNNNNNNNNNNNNNNNNNNNNNNNNNNNNNNNNNNNNNNNNNNNNNNNNNNNNNNNNNNNNNNNNNNNNNNNNNNNNNNNNNNNNNNNNNNNNNNNNNNNNNNNNNNNNNNNNNNNNNNNNNNNNNNNNNNNNNNNNNNNNNNNNNNNNNNNNNNNNNNNNNNNNNNNNNNNNNNNNNNNNNNNNNNNNNNNNNNNNNNNNNNNNNNNNNNNNNNNNNNNNNNNNNNNNNNNNNNNNNNNNNNNNNNNNNNNNNNNNNNNNNNNNNNNNNNNNNNNNNNNNNNNNNNNNNNNNNNNNNNNNNNNNNNNNNNNNNNNNNNNNNNNNNNNNNNNNNNNNNNNNNNNNNNNNNNNNNNNNNNNNNNNNNNNNNNNNNNNNNNNNNNNNNNNNNNNNNNNNNNNNNNNNNNNNNNNNNNNNNNNNNNNNNNNNNNNNNNNNNNNNNNNNNNNNNNNNNNNNNNNNNNNNNNNNNNNNNNNNNNNNNNNNNNNNNNNNNNNNNNNNNNNNNNNNNNNNNNNNNNNNNNNNNNNNNNNNNNNNNNNNNNNNNNNNNNNNNNNNNNNNNNNNNNNNNNNNNNNNNNNNNNNNNNNNNNNNNNNNNNNNNNNNNNNNNNNNNNNNNNNNNNNNNNNNNNNNNNNNNNNNNNNNNNNNNNNNNNNNNNNNNNNNNNNNNNNNNNNNNNNNNNNNNNNNNNNNNNNNNNNNNNNNNNNNNNNNNNNNNNNNNNNNNNNNNNNNNNNNNNNNNNNNNNNNGTAGCTAGCTCATTGTTGTTGCaagtaaaaacaataaaaaatagtatCAGCAAGATGAAGATACATGTTGTTATGTCATGCTACTTCATTACAACGGAAGAAACATTTTGATTGATCTCTTTGATACAACATGTTGTTCTGTCATATGCTTGGTGAACAAAACAGCATTGTACAATGAAGAAATGTGAGA from Camelina sativa cultivar DH55 chromosome 7, Cs, whole genome shotgun sequence includes the following:
- the LOC104702311 gene encoding endoglucanase 10-like; this encodes MGEKSKSKGWCGWFIAIIVLAVVVLAVVYTVKSRMKKSGEADGSGPVPGPPGAIDKKYADALKLSLQFFDIQKSGKLVNNKIPWRGDSGLKDGSEADLDLSKGLYDAGDHIKFGFPMAFTATVLSWSILEYGDQMDAVNQLDPAKDSLRWTTDYLIKAHPSDNVLYIQVGDPKLDHPCWERPEDMKEKRPLTKIDVDTPGTEVAAETAAAMASASLVFKDSDPQYSATLLKHAKQLFDFADTKRGSYSVNIPAVQKFYNSTGYGDELLWAASWLYHATEDKTYLDYVSKHGNEFASFGNPTWFSWDNKLAGTQVLLSRLLFFKKDLAGSKGLGSYRDTAKAVMCGLLPKSPTATASRTNGGLVWVSEWNSMQQSVSSAFLASLFSDYMLTSRIHKISCDGKIFKATELRDFAKSQADYMLGKNPLGTSFVVGYGDKYPEFVHHRGASIPTDATTGCLDGFKWFNSTKPNPNIAYGALVGGPFFNETFTDSRENPMQNEPTTYNNALLVGLLSSLVTTSSALQSLK
- the LOC104702313 gene encoding L10-interacting MYB domain-containing protein-like isoform X2, whose product is MLIANEQQLKQDRSRKRWTPFLDKVLADLVVKQIQSGNRHNNVFDSKTWNNIRREFNEQTELNFNNVQLRKHLAVLRQRYNTLESSHSHVQNESVLEEDTRCILGFDLLEEDSGPRSEPVKVKDCPIYEQLCTIFGDDSVDGRYAQSSHFEGLEESMANQSSENVSTPTLAQADTNLVDRKRKREPDSKTSLGPSHIDPDALEKMAGALSDMVTAFRSRMADSVTQEDRFSITNCINVLDEIENVDEGVYFAALDLFENPGLRETFLSLNSNKLRLTWLQGKCRKLSPSVSLEG
- the LOC104702313 gene encoding L10-interacting MYB domain-containing protein-like isoform X1; translated protein: MLIANEQQLKQDRSRKRWTPFLDKVLADLVVKQIQSGNRHNNVFDSKTWNNIRREFNEQTELNFNNVQLRKHLAVLRQRYNTLESSHSHVQNESVLEEDTRCILGFDLLEEDSGVQPRSEPVKVKDCPIYEQLCTIFGDDSVDGRYAQSSHFEGLEESMANQSSENVSTPTLAQADTNLVDRKRKREPDSKTSLGPSHIDPDALEKMAGALSDMVTAFRSRMADSVTQEDRFSITNCINVLDEIENVDEGVYFAALDLFENPGLRETFLSLNSNKLRLTWLQGKCRKLSPSVSLEG